GATGCCAAATGCATGACATTGAATGAAGCAATCACTTGTAAAAGAAGTTCTTGAGTTCCTAAACATTAGATCATCAAACTGAAGAAAAAACCccataaaaattcaaaatagcCAAGAATTTGACCAGTTTTTGTCTTGAAAGtttgttttgaaagttttgGAAAGGATAATTTTGAAAGTACATGCACACTACAATATTAGTGTTTCTGGCCCTCTCTTCTAGTCAAAAGTCCACCTCCCAACAAACAGCACTTCTAAGCTTATAGGCTAGTACCCAAACTACACAGGCCATCACTTTGTCAGTAACTATAATGTGGTATATTGTCCTGTACAAATCATATACTCACCATCGATGaaatttttttatgtaaaacAAGTGGCTGAAATTACATGTAGGAAAAAAGAGATTTCAAAGTGACCAATGATCAATGtagtacaaaaaaaataaatgtagttGAGATATACTTAGCtgtgtatagtataatagtataattattcattatagtgacttgaggtttACTTCAAAAGTTTACATTGACAAAAACAATAACCATGATAAGACCTCCCAGTCCAACGAGTGGACTTATAATAGGTCACTTCAGcagtaatttacaaaacaatgggTAGTCAAACAGCAAAGTCTATGATTATTTATGTAAAGTTTCCATATGGATTATAATTGggttttattttggaattttaatttctaaataaaaagcaactttactatgtttttctacttgaaaaaaacagtgTGAAACatcatataccaagtccttgtttttaACTAAAAAATTgctaaaaaaaagtataaaaagtttgttatttaatgagttacaaacaaggacttggtaatGGTATATGATGTTTCACATTCTTCTTTCAAgtaaaaaaacataataaagttgttttatgaattaaaattccaaaataaatacccaattatAATCAATATGAACACTTTAAAGAAGGGAAATTGGATGGTCACAACAAAACTCTCCGCATTTCTAAACACTTGACTAGCATCATCTGTGCAGAAAAAATATCTAGCACTAATAATTTGTAAGGAGATTTAACTCTTTaagtgtgtgtgtctatatttCTGTCTTAGTGTATCTTGTCTGTTTTCCTCTGGTATCCAACTGGCTTGCTAGCTAGGCTAAACATCATATGGCAAGCATTTATGGAATAGTGGACAGACTGGTACTTATTTACACATTTGTATGCAAGCTGGGGAGGATTAGATTAAGGTTACAAATATAGGAATAgtgttagactccctagcataaccATGATTCATATCATATGCAATGAATGGTCACTGACAATGTTCTTCATGTATCCCCCACAATATGTAGGAGAGTAGGTGATGTTCAGTATATCTGTATACCAAGTGTTGATCTATGACGTGTGATTTATGTTCAAATCATGTCTTCCAGAGTTTAACTCATGTAACGAAAACTTGGTAATATTGAAgtttttcatttacatgtagatgatgcagttttgtgaaaaaaaggaaatagatttattttaatgatgtattgctgtatgcaaattttacttaACTATACCATACTATTACCCTACCATAGATCCTGAGGGGGCTATGACCATACTAATTATTTCAATGTGAGAGTTCTGACCCAAGGGTATATAGAGCATACATTTTGATTATGTGagtatttgaaaaaatagaGACAATCACAAACTAATGATTAGAAACAAATTCCTTTTCTCACATTGTCCTTTACCTTACCATTATTATCAACAAAACCACCATGTTTTGTTTCAGATATAATGCTTGCCAGAATCCATTACAAATACTATCTAAGGCCTTCCCCGGTCCAGCCCTATAAAATTCAGACTAGCTATTCAGAATTTGAGCATGTTAGCTATTGGCTGTCAGTGAAACTTTGGTAAAAGAGAAGGGTAGTTGACATTGTGTTTGGACTTTCTAGGTGGCAAGAGCAGGTTTAGATTGCATTGATTGCCAAGTTAGAGAGCAGCAAAAGCAGGCTGCTTTACGCAGGGCAGTGGAGGCTGAACAGGAGGAGGTAAGAAGACGTAATACCCAACATAAACTTGACCAAAAGCAGAGGCAAAGACGTATTCAATCAGCCAAACGACGAGGGCGTCAGTCATATTCATATGACAGTGATCAGGAGGTCTGTAAAATGCCATCACCTGGATCTCATGCTGTGTTCACTTCAGAGTGCATTCTCTCTATCTCTCCAATCCTTCACTtgctcaatcaatcaatcaatcaatcaatcaatctattgaTCATGTCTTTGCTTGCTGTGCTTTTGCGTTAAGACTCACTAACTTTTGGCATCTGTTTTCCACAGACTGACACAAGTATGAGTTCTCTTTGTTTCTTGATACTTGATTGAGTAGTAGTTAAGACTTCACTTTTTGTAGCCTcattttgatgacatcacatcgTTGTGCATCCTCATTTTGATGACATAACTTCTTTGTGTATCCACaatatgatgacatcactatTTTGTATATCcacaatttgatgacatcactattttgtatatctagaatttgatgacatcactatTTTGTGTATCcacaatttgatgacatcactatTTTGTGTATCcacaatttgatgacatcactatTTTGTATATCCACAAGTTGATGACATCCCTATTTTGTGTATCTGGAATTTGATGAATTTCACAATGTATGACATCACTATTTTGTGTAACGgcaatttgatgacatcactatTTTGTGAATCCACAAAACACTGACATCACAAGTCAGAGACTGATGAAATAAGTTATTGGGTAACACATGATAGTATCAAAGAAATAAGAGGAGCCATGTTTGTGTCAGACAGGGGGAGATTGACCTTTTGCAAAAATCTGATATTCTGGACTGTTCTTATCACTGAGTTAAACTTctttgcatatttgcataattatgaccATTTCTATTTCATATCAATCACACATAGAGCCCGTGTGATCATAACACAACTATCAAAAAGTAAAATGTTGgcaaatattcatttcaaattatccTAACTGCTTTTCCTGTAAATTGCAACCATAAAGCATCAATCTCATGATAACTTACACACAGCCATTCTTTCCTTCGGTAAACATAAGTAGACATTTcagaattttgaaaatatatatactgtgtTAAGAAATTTCACTGAGCTGGTAATTCTATCATTGAATGCTGTATCATGTTGTTAACGTTGCTAACATTAAAGTTTTGGTAGAAGTGATATGTAGGGAtcaatgtgtgtctgtatatatatgtgtgtgtgtgtgtgtgtgtgtgtgtgtgtgtgtgtgtgtgtgtgtgtgtgtgtgtgtgtgtatgcaggtgggtggatgggtaggATGGGGCAGTGTCTTTATACACTATCATgggcctgtgtgtgtgtgcatgtgtgcctTATCTGactatgtttgttttatttctcaTTGAAGTTTGTTTGCCCTCAAAAGGAATGCTTCAAGGTTTTTTGCCATTGAGGGGGCAGTACCATCAGGGATGTCAACTTTCTGCTTTAGTCAGTTGCACCATCACcagtaaacaaacacaatcaGTGTTGCAATGCATACAATCATGTTTGCCCAAGTGAAAGAAATAATGTAACTTACTGCCATGTCTGAAAAGATGGTTTGGTAAAAACGTGACAATATCATGGaaaatgtactaaattattCAACCATATGTACTGATCAACTGTTCAAGTAGTCAATAACAAGTGTAACTGACTACCAGGACTTGACCAACCTAAGTAAGCATGATCCTTGCCAACAATGGCAAAATATCTTGGTATTACTTAATTTATTTTACAGTTTGCTTGTCAAAAAGGTTTGTGGTAAGATAGTAAATGCCTTTATCATTTATGACACAATTACTGTAGTTTATGGTTGATAGGAACAAAGCTACCATCTCCTGGAGAAATGACTGTAAAAGTTAGTGTGTGAGATTGTGATGAGGAATGTTTGTCGGGATGAAAGCAAAGTGTAAAAGTGTCTCATTGGTACTGATAGAACTAGAAAACAGTATACCCTATCGatggcgttgtgaccggtacgAGGAATGAAGTTGAACAATTAAACAATTAATGTTGGGAACTTTGATAACAAATCGAATTACACATTGGAATGAGATCAAAGGATGAATATATCTTATTGATGGAACTTGAAGGTAGTATATATGCTCTCATATCACATTCTGACTGTGATATGgaaaataaagttataaacAATTGAACATTAGAACTTTGATGACAAGTTTGAAACTCAAGTTGTTATTGACAAACACAATGCCATCCCAAGTTCTGATGTCAGCGTAGATTTGACTTGTTTGTCTGATATCTGACAAAATACGGAAAAAAACACCACAGATGTATACAAATTAAACTGACTAAAGAGATGACTTTGTTTTCAGAGTTTACCTTTGCAAAATTGTAGCAAATTTAGGTTCAGAAATAAAGTTTTGTTCAAGTACCCCAAGTTACTGGGTAGatatttgtagtgttggacCTCAAGGGACCCATGAATGAATTGGATGgacttttaattttaaatatgtCATAGTGCATTAGATAATTATTTATTTCCATCAAAATTACCCTTTTCCTATAAATAGTTGTAATAATGTCATATTATGTATTCTATGATATTGATGTAACATCTTAGTATGTATGATCATCTTGAAAGAAAAATTATGTTGTAAAAGTGATATTTGATACTCGTGgaacaaaaatgaaaagtttttattttttgacaatttcaaaCAGACAAGTTTTACCAATGACTCTGTACCAGCAGCGCCGGTAAAAGTGGAAGTTAGTAAAGCTGAGAAGACTAGAAGTAAGTTTTCATTTGCTATAATTTTTGTTGTGTACACACTTTCAGATCGAGTGCCGATATTTCTTTCCCCACTGTGGCTaatgatgtaaaaaatattgttccCAAGTTCGAGTTTGATTTGCCAATGCTAATGTTTGTGAATGGGCAGTGTGAACACAGACTTTGacacacaaacattttataatgGAATGACAATTGTCACATTTTGGCTCCTCATTCTTTTGGCAGACTATACTTTTGACCAAAAGTGTATGGCCACATCATCTTTATAAGTTGTATTGATTCACACTGAATTGATCTGCCTGTATTACGTGTAGTATATTGAGAATTTATTAGTCCAAGGTTTTCCATTTTGACACTGGTTTATTTAGGTACAAACATTATTTCAGATTAATTAGCTAAATTAGGTTCAGAGCCAGAATGCACATGTTCACAGTAAAATCAAAAGTCCAAGGTGAGACCTCATGATCTGTGTATAATAAAGTTGTAAATGTCTTGTGCAAAAATTAACAACAATAgttgctccccccccccacaatagAATGGATAGAGcccaaaggggggggggggggggctataggTATGTGCTCTATCTATGTGTATAACTTCATGTTCAGCCGTACATGTACCTCTGTTAATATGCATAATCCTATTTCAGCCAAACTTTACACCATACCAAGCATATATGACGCTATCTTATAGTATCTATTttgactgaatggcagccataaaACCCTTGTTTTTGCTCTGATTTTAGTCAAAAATCAGCTGACGAAAGATTTCCCCAAACATCCTGAATTCCTGATTGAGATGGCTCTGGAAACAACAGAATATAACGAAGAACAAACCAGGAAAGTTCTATCAGCAGCTAAAAGTCCTCAACCCAAAAGATCTGCAACTTCTCTAGGAACATCAGGTAATGACACAATTATGTCACCTCTTCATATATTAACCCCAGTGGGCACTGCCCAGAAGGGCTCAAGTCTGAGGATTCTGTTGCCAAAGGTCTTGCACTGACTAATTTTGTATTGTTCTGGCTTCGTGTTTTGCACAGTATATGGATAAAGGGCATATCTTTCATGGTTTTTTGCTATATCAAACTATTAAAATCAACTGTGGCAAAACATAGCAAAGTTCTACAGTGTTTAGTTTTCACATTGCTACATCTCACTGCTTCctagaggtcaaaggtcagtgtattttgcatatattttgcataatgGTCAGTTGgaatcattttcaaattcataGAAATTCTGTACGCAGTGAACATCGTCAACAGAATGACATGGAATTGAGACAAATGTAGATAAGTTTGGACTGGGTAGGTAGGACACTGAAAGCAATAAATATTTAGATTATTCCAATCAGCTGCAAGACatctcaaaatatttttttcactcaTCTTTAGTACAAATAACGTTTGTATGTTTGTCTCATAGAACCGAGTCGTGGAACTTCACCTAGTGGTGTCACTGTCACTGTTCCATCCAGTTCCTCTACAAAGGCAGTTGTATTTGACCAATCTGAATCCACTAAAGCAGTGGTGTTTGGCGATGACTCAACTAGTTCAAGGTATAGCAGATTTTTAGATACTAAGccctatgtttgtttgttttttcagtcAAGGataatatgagtgacctaaggagccttaCCACTATGAGTCTATTAGTGACAAacccccttaggtcatgaatattttttcaGCTGAATGACCAATTCTCTTTATACCAGTAAAAAGTTGTGTTAAAggcctatgtttcaatcccCGGTCAAcgcattaatgttatcttattaaGGATCACATGGAATCATTCTTTACTTCAGGACTACCTCATTttatagctctgccaaacaactgacTTTCACGCCTAcgttttaatcctaatccgaaGTTTGGCCTTTACATGCTCATTTTAACCAACGAGAACACATCTTACTGTGGTTCATTGGTTTTGATTGGCCACGTTTACACACAAGATTTGAACGTTACCTGTAATGAGAAATCAGTAAGATGTAGTGACAGCAACCAAGacaaaaatatgaacaaataaaaGAATTGAGAAAAGGAGAACACAGCATCGACATCAAATATAATAGTGAACTTTGTTTTTGCAGCTTCAGTTCAAGTAGTGATGAATCGGAGgaaccaacaccaacaccatcaccaccaccaccaccaccacaacctaTTAATGTCAGAACAGTTCCTAAAACTGCTTCACCTACCAAAACTGTACCCAAGAAGGCAGTAGCTACAAAAGCACCACCCAAGAAAACTGTGACTGTGACCACTACGATTACAAGCCAACCTCGTACCCGACCAGCGCATACACAACCAAAGCAGACTGTTGTCAAGTATAAATCTAGTAGCAGTGGGTATCGATCCATGCTATGCTGTAAGCCAGAGGGTCATAACTGTTCCTTAGTCAAAGGACCTGATAGAACCCATCTGATGTGAGTAGTTGTAAACTAACACATTTTATGTGTCTTTTCTGTAGAAAAGATTGAGAATCATGTATATTCCTCTGTGGGTAACTacgtttctcatgacccaaccAACCCTATAATTCTTCAACCTTGCAAAATAATTGACTCTTTCTATGACAGgattcaaaataaaaatcacaGCATCACTGATTGTATGGCGACTCCTATGAGTGCAGATCTGAGCTAAAATTATCGTTTATTGCAGAAATTTTGGAACTTTAATAAAACATATGGTTCACAGTTTCTTTCTGACTTCACTGTTATTTCAAAGTCATTCATAGCGTTAAAGTatgatttgaaatgaaagtaagaccaagatatttttttttactgaccGACTGACCCATCATTTTTAAGGTGCTGGGATGAGAAACCTAGTTAAGTACGGTGCCCTTACATAGTCCCTGTAGGGGTTGGGTTTTTTGGagcaaagtaacagcaaaagatttttattttctaatGATACATTAATTGCTTTCCTTGACATGATAAACCCTGGAGTATAACACACTACACTGATTTGAATTACAGATCCGAGTATACAACTGCTGAAGGCCCTAACCCTGAGTACAGTCATGGTCCAAACCCAGACTATGTCAGTGGTCCTAGTAAGAAGAAATATAACAGGAGAAGAAAATCTAAGCTAGCTTGTGGACCTGAAGCTGCTTTACACGAAGGACCACAGCGACATCTTACCATGGGTTCCATGTATAACACTGTTCAAACTTAAGTTGTCAGAAATTATTGTAACTGTGAAACTTGGTAGGAGCATACCGCTTTTCAAACTTAAAGAAGTTGTCAGAAATTATTGTAACTGTGAAACTTGGTAGGAGCATAGTGCTATTCAAACGTACGTTATCAAAAATTATCGTAACTGAGAAACTTGGTAGGAGCATAGTGCTATTCAAACTTAAGTTGTCAGAAATTATTGTAACTATGAAACGTGGTAGGAGTATACcgctatataaacttacaacagtgtgatatacatgtaattgtgtaACACAGATTTGTGCATGGAATATAGTTAGGAGTCAGCATTGTGACTGTATCACTGTTATTGAAAATAGACTAGATCAGCTAGCTGTATTTTAACTTGACCCAATGTAGTAAACTTCAATGACTGAGTAGAGATAACTGTTATTAAGTGTCAGTATTTACTATATGTTTCAAACTAGTTATGTCTGCAGTCAAGTCTATATCATCTCACAAATGCTAATTTCTGCTTCTATTGTACGAGTATTAGTTGTTTCACTATGTGACTATCAAAATTACCGTGGTTGTGATTAAAAAGGAGTGTTGGGTATGAAACTCTTTATGGTTTTAACATTAAGTGCAATTTTAATGTCTTAGTTTCGTATAAGTTTATTGTGTAGTATGAGATTTATTGCCCTGTAATATCACAGATTTATTGTTCAGTAATATCTCTGATTTATTGCCCTCAGCAGAGGTTCATGGGAAATATCCAAGATGGCTGCCGTTCAGTGAAAGGGCATGTAGATACTTAGTTTTcaactatgtacatatattttacatgtaatatataattatgatattattattatataacaaCAGTTCATTATCAGAACTCATTCTATCATAATCTATTTTTCCAGGTTTTCTGTCTTTCCGTCAATTTCAGCCAAATTTGTTCTCATGAAACTATACTGTTACCAACTTTTCTGTTGTTGGCTAGCTGTAGGTAAAGTCTGATGGAGTTCACGGAACATTTCAGCCAGGTGCCTCTCCAAAGCTATGCGAAAATATCGATGGAAAACTGTAGATTTGACTACTGTTAACTTTTCCCGGTACAGTGGCTCtaatgtgtgtgttttgagTGAGTTTTGATAATGATCAGTTCTCTGAATTacattgaattgtttattttgaaagCAGTCTcatttaaatgtacataatactGTAGGTAGACTAATCAATACTAGGTTTTCACGTCTACAATTATGTTTAGGTTGTCAATCAAATTcatatgaactttgacctttaatGTCTAGTGTGCCATTGTGTCTTTGTATATGCATAGTAGATAATAGAACTATGATAGTGTAAATAAGTGAATGCATGTTTTAGTTATAAATGCAGGCGGAGAATTAAGATATATTGGTAACAGAAAGACAAATTTCAAGACAAAGGCAGTGCTTGTATGTGTGTCTCCAGGTCTCTATTAGACCTTTCTGAAAGCTTTGTTTGTGTACTGAGGAAGGTGTATTCCAAATCAGAGACAATACACAGACTGGTAATTGGCAATTGTGGACTGTAAATatacagcccagagacttgttatAACGTAACTatctctagcccagagacttcgctatctggcttgacaatgtcCATCTGATATTCAGTATTTATAATGCAAATAGTCAAATCACATGGTTATACTCTGAAACTGTTCACACTGTGCCAAGACATTCAGTTAGCACAGAAATCAATTAGTTTCTGGACTAGTGAATATGTTATAGTTGTTGGGGATGCTCCATTCATCTACCTTACACAGACTATTGAACTGTATGCATAGCTCAGGCTACACtataagatatgtcatgtcgcTTTGCCCTGACAGGTTGGCAAATGTGTGAGGGCACACCGACATGGCATACCGTACAGATTAAGCTTGGACCAGTGGATTGCCATCAACTACTTTAATGTAATCTTGTTATTCCAGATTATAATCTCAGGTCAGCACTGTAGTTTTGATAGTGTAaagattgacctttgacaccaagAGGGTTCAATGAACTGAacaattgacctttgacactgagACGGTTCAATCACTGAaagattgacctttgacactgagACTGTTCAATGACTGAaagattgacctttgacactgagACTGTTCAATGACTGAaagattgacctttgacactgagACTGTTGGAAGAACTGAaagattgacctttgacactgagACTGTTCAATGACAGAaagattgacctttgacactgagAATGTGCAATGAC
This region of Glandiceps talaboti chromosome 4, keGlaTala1.1, whole genome shotgun sequence genomic DNA includes:
- the LOC144433695 gene encoding uncharacterized protein LOC144433695, which codes for MAAYPAQQNYLQRPLPPGWEAKYDANARRYFFIHHASKTTTWEDPRLKYYQPQAAPVHPQRSPRPSPRPSPNVSRAAESIPMHTLSKPKCKTCHAKEVARAGLDCIDCQVREQQKQAALRRAVEAEQEETSFTNDSVPAAPVKVEVSKAEKTRIKNQLTKDFPKHPEFLIEMALETTEYNEEQTRKVLSAAKSPQPKRSATSLGTSEPSRGTSPSGVTVTVPSSSSTKAVVFDQSESTKAVVFGDDSTSSSFSSSSDESEEPTPTPSPPPPPPQPINVRTVPKTASPTKTVPKKAVATKAPPKKTVTVTTTITSQPRTRPAHTQPKQTVVKYKSSSSGYRSMLCCKPEGHNCSLVKGPDRTHLISEYTTAEGPNPEYSHGPNPDYVSGPSKKKYNRRRKSKLACGPEAALHEGPQRHLTMGSMYNTVQT